Genomic segment of Peribacillus frigoritolerans:
GATGACCAATGAATTTTTCTTGATCTTTTTATCATATGGGATCCGTTTCATCAGCAAAAGGTTCTTCTTATCATCGAATCCTTCAATCAAGCCATATGCTTTATCATCACCTTGGACAATCGCTGAGACACGATTGGCTTTATCGATCGAGCTTAAAAGTTGAACCGAGGCCGTGAAATCCGTCGCTGATTTCACCTTACCGACTAACCCATTGGACGTGATGACAGCCATATTTTTTTCTACCCCATTACGCTTCCCTTTATTAATCGTCAGCATTTCATGCCAGCGGTCGGGATTACGTCCAATGACCGTCGCCTGAGTGGGCGAATACTTGCGCAGGTCATCTTCTTTTTTGAGGTTATCGCGAAGTTCTTCATTTTCTTCCTTTAAATCTTGGACTTGGGTTTTCAATAATACATATTCATCCAAGCGGGCTTTCAATTTTTTGTTTTCATCGTATGTATGTTGAAGGTCTTTTAAGCCCCCTACAAAACCTGTTATACCCGATACTGGCTTATTAAACACATTTCCGACCCAGCCTGTCGTATCTTTCAGGAATTGCTCCGGCCAAGTCAACTCTTCTCTCTCCCTTAATGAAAAACCGATCAATGCCACGAGAACGATAATACTAACGAGCAAGAGAAGGAGCTTTTTATTAAAAAACTGTGGCATGGTGATTACACCTCTATCTAAAATTTCTTAAAAATACACTATGGATTTAATTAAACAGCAAAACATAAGAAAAACCGGCTCAAAATTGCACCTTTTGTTGAGCCGGCCCTATTTGAGAAGTAATGCTTATCGCGAATCTCTTGATTTAGTCTTGAATAAATGAATGTGGTCCAGCGCTTTTCCCGTTCCGATTGCAACACAATCCAGCGGATTTTCAGCGATGATCACCGGCATTTGCGTTTCTTCACTGATGACTTTATCCAAATTGCGCAGCAAAGCGCCCCCGCCTGTCAGCACAATGCCTCTGTCCATGATGTCAGCCGCTAATTCAGGTGGTGTTTTCTCTAAAGTGTTTTTCACGGAATCCACAATTGCAGAAACTGTGTCGCTTAATGCTTTGGATATTTCCTCAGCTGTAATTTCGATCGTTTTCGGTAATCCAGTCAATAAGTCACGACCGCGAATTTCCATGTTTTCTACGCCTTCCGTATCCCCAGCAGAACCAATTTCCATTTTGATCGCTTCAGCAGTACGCTCACCGATCATCAAATTGTAGTTCTTACGGATGTAAACGATAATGGCATCATCCATTTCGTCACCGGCGATACGGATCGATTGGCTTGTAACGATTCCGCCAAGGGAAATGATTGCCACTTCCGTCGTTCCTCCGCCGATATCAACGACCATGCTCCCTGTAGGCTCCCAAACAGGAAGGTCCGCACCGATCGCTGCTGCAAACGGTTCTTCGATTGGATATGCGTCACGGGCTCCAGCTTGTCTAGCTGCATCGATGACTGCACGCTGCTCAACTGCCGTAATTCCAGAAGGCACACAAATCATGACATATGGCTTGTTGCCGAATACGCCCTTCTTTTGAGCTTCCTTCATATAGTACTTCATCATGGTAGCCGTCGTTTCATAATCGGCAATTACTCCATCCTTCATCGGGCGGAGGGCAACCACGTTACCAGGTGTACGGCCGATCATGTTTTTCGCATCGTTTCCGACTGCAACGATTTGCTTTGTATCTGTTTGCACAGCTACAACCGATGGTTCACGTACTGCGATACCTTTTCCTTTCACATAGACAAGCGTATTCGCCGTTCCTAAGTCAATCCCTATATCTCTAGCGCCAATTCCAAACATTATGGTATCTCCCTTTCGTAAACAAAAATGCCTTTTTATAAGTTCAATAAATAATTTGTCGTTTTTTGACAATAAGAGTTTTGAAAAAGTTTCCTCTTTTAAAAATCATAAACAATATTATATCGTATCGTCAAAAATTTTGATAGTGTCATAAATAACCTTTTTCCTTCAAACTAACATATTTATGTTCCCCGATGATGATATGGTCCAATACTTCAATCCCGATTATTTTACCACATTCGACTAACCTTTTCGTCACTTCAATATCTTCTCTGCTGGGAGAGGGGTCTCCGGAGGGGTGGTTATGAAGACAGATGATAGAGGCAGCGGACCTTTTGAAAGCCTCTTTGAAGACCTCGCGCGGATGCACGATCGAGGCATTGAGGCTGCCGATGAATACCGTAGTTTTTTGAAGCACTTGATTTTTCGTATTTAAATAGAGACAGACGAAATGTTCCTGTGATAAAAAGCGCATTTCTTCCATGCAATAATTGGCTCCATCTTCAGGAGATCTAATTACATAACGGTCTTGATCATTTAAATTGTTAATTCTCCTGCCAAGTTCGACAGAGGCCAGGATTTGAATCGCTTTTGCTTCACCAATCCCTTTAATCACGGTCAGTTCTTCCACTGAGGCTTCTTTTAGCAGGCGCAGGCCCTTGAAGGAATTGATGAGCCTGCCGGATAATTGCAGGACGGATTCTTCCCTTGATCCCGTCCTCAATAGCAGAGCGAGCAATTCCTGATTGGAGAGACTCTGCGGTCCGTCCTGCAGAAACCTTTCGCGCGGTCTCTCCTCTTTCGGGTAATCCCGTATTAACATTTTTTCGCTCAAAAGATCAACCCTTCCTTAGAAAAGGAAAGATGCCAGAGGAAATCGATCAGTCTAACTCTTCCTGCATCGCTTTAAGTTCCCGGGCCAGTCTCGAGACAGGAAGCCCGACAACTGAGAAATAGTCCCCTTTGATTCGTTCGACAAGAAGAGATCCGTATCCTTGAATCCCGTAGCCGCCAGCTTTGTCAAAAGGTTCCCCGCTATCCAGATAACGTTCGATTTCAGCCTCTGGCAGCTCCCAAAATGTAACTTCCGTTTTTTCTGCGAATACTCTGCGATGCTTGCCGAATAGAATGGCGACACCTGTGTATACTTCATGTGTCCGTCCCGATAACATTTCCAGCATTCTTTTTCCATCCGCACGGCTTGTCGGCTTACCCAATATCTCACCATCAAGGACAACAACGGTATCCGAGCCGATTACCCAGCTTTCCTGAAATTTTGCCGCGATGGCTTCCGCTTTACGGGAAGCCAGTTCTTTCACCGCTCCATCAGGACACATGTTTTCATCAATACTTTCATCGACATTGGAATTCATGCTTTCAAAGGGGATTTGAAGAAATTGTAGAAGTTCTTTACGACGTGGTGATGAAGAAGCTAAAATCAATGGCTGCATAATATAAAAGTCACCTTTCTTTACATAGGGAGATACATATCTATCCTATCAAATAATGGTGCAATCCACAATTATTGTTTACTAGGAATCGACAAATGCCTGTAAGTATTTCCCGGAAAATAAAAAAGGTGTCACAGATGGTTTCATATTGGGGAGCTTGTCCCATTAGGCAGCCCCCCTTTTTTCTTTACTTAACTCGATATGTTTTGGTAATTCAATAAAAAATTCAGAAGACTTTCTTGAGCCTGGAATAGCTTTTCTTCATTTTTGGAAGTCTCATATTCATCAATCGACTTTGCCGCAGCAGTCAGGTCATCGTTCATCTTTGAAAACGCTGGCGATAATTTCCCCGCCTTCAGTTCATCCATGTTTTTTTTCAGGGTTTCTTCGTTTACCGTCCCTGCCTTTCCACGAAGCTTTGTTGCGGATGTTTCTGCCAAAGAAGCATATACTGCCTTCATCTTGTCGAGAGTTTTCTCTTCTTCTTGGCTTGTCCCGGCCGCTTCAAAATTGATTTCCTTCCAATATACGTCCACATCATATGACTTTAAGTACAAGGCCAGCTCTTTACTTGCAGCTAGACTCTCTGCCGATCCCAAGAATAGATAATAGCTGTCTTCCAATTTGAAGATTTCAGCAGGAACCTGCTTTTCAATGATTTTCTTTTGTATTTGCCTTGCCGCATCCTCGCTGCTGAATACTCCACCCTGTACAAGGAATGTCTTCAGCTGGTTTCCTGGTTCAGTCACTGCCGCTTTTTTATCTTCAACAGTGGCTTCCGTTGGAACCGGGGGCTCGACCGAAGATACTTCGGCTTTTTCCTTTGTAATCGTTTTAACGGCGATCAAGCCAAGAATCGACCCAAAAAAAACAGCACAAATGACAGCGATCATGAATGTCTTGATCGGTCTTTTATCAGAACTTTTCAGCGAACTGGTACCAAAACCGATGAGCTTCGGCATTTTCTTCTTTGGCGGTGTGGGAACCAATACGATTTTGTTTTCATTTGAATCCTCAGGGAGTATCCATTCGAAACTCTCATCTGTGTGTTCCTGTTCCTGCTCCTTACTCGCCGCCTCTTGACTTTCAATCTTTTTATCGGCAAATACTTTTTCTTCCCCATTTATTTTAATCGTTACACCCTTGCTTTGTTCCGGCTTGCCCAATTTTTTTCCTCCCCTCCAGATCATTTTTTTCATCCTAACATAGAGGTAAAAAAAAATAACAAGACTTTTGTCGTCTTGTCATTAATAGGTTTCGTCAAATTTCCCTATTCATAAATGGGTAACGAAAATAGACTTACAGGTACTGGTACTTCTGGTTCATGAACCATTCAATATCACCTCTCACCAATTACATATATCACTCTTTCGTGTCAGCTTCACTTGCAGCCAATTGGGGATAGTTCCCTACTGAGCTATTGTTCAGGTGATTTTTGACAAATTCCTCTTGAATTAGGATGGTTCTATAAGCTCATCTTAAAAAAGTTACATACCAATGTAAAAGGGAATCGCCCCAAAAATAAGCAGTCAATGTCCCAAAAACGATATACGGTCCGAAAGGAATAAGTGTTTTCTTTTTAAGGATTCCGGTCAGCAATCCGATGATGCCAAGCAATGCCCCATAAAAGCACGCAAAAAGAAACGATAACAGCACCATCTTCATTCCCAGTACAAAGCCAATCACTGCAAACAGCTTGATATCACCGCCACCCATGCCACCCTGACTCACTACTGCGATTAATAACAGCAGGCTAAAGCCAACCACGGCCCCGACAATTGACCCCCACCAGGGCGACAGCGGAAATGAGACTCTTAAAACGATAAAAATCACCGTAAAGAAAAGCAGTATTTTATCGGGTATGAGCATATAGGCGACATCAGTCACGAAGATGATCATAAATAATGAAATCAATGTCAAGCCAACCAAGAGTTCGCTCGACCAGCCAAGGAATATCGGAGCAGAGGTAAACAAAACACCGGTCAGCATTTCCACGGCCGGATAAAGGGGGGAAATCCTTGCTTTACAGCCCCGGCATTTACCGACTTGCAACATATAAGAAATAACCGGTATCAACTCGAAGAATGTCAATGTACGCCCGCAAGAAGGGCAGGCGGAGCGACGATTCGCAAATGAATGACCTGCTGGAACACTTAAACCGACAACGTTAAAGAATGAGCCTAAAATTAAGCCCAATACGAAGAGATAGATATGGATAGCCATCATTTATACAAAGTGCATGAGGATTCGATTGCCTTTCTTTGAAACCCTGATATAAAAGTCCCTTCCGCTATGTAATCATCACTGGGGTTCTTCATGATTATTCATTCCTCCCGTCATTTCATTAAGTAGATCCTACTATTCATCAATCATGTAGAATCAATATATAAACATATTTTAACAAATATACTTGGTGATTTGTTATCAATCACTCTATTGGAGTTTTTTCTTTTCAAGAGGCTCTTTAACAAGAGAAAAGGACCTTCGAAAAGGTCCTTTCAGACTGTAGACAAACTCGATGAAAATCGATTTTGTCTACAGTTTTTTTTGGCTTGTACAA
This window contains:
- the mreC gene encoding rod shape-determining protein MreC; the protein is MPQFFNKKLLLLLVSIIVLVALIGFSLREREELTWPEQFLKDTTGWVGNVFNKPVSGITGFVGGLKDLQHTYDENKKLKARLDEYVLLKTQVQDLKEENEELRDNLKKEDDLRKYSPTQATVIGRNPDRWHEMLTINKGKRNGVEKNMAVITSNGLVGKVKSATDFTASVQLLSSIDKANRVSAIVQGDDKAYGLIEGFDDKKNLLLMKRIPYDKKIKKNSLVITSGYGGIFPKGLLIGKVVDVKVDQYGLNQTAYIEPSTDFYDINNVMVVQREVDGVPKESEGEDEAE
- a CDS encoding rod shape-determining protein, with protein sequence MFGIGARDIGIDLGTANTLVYVKGKGIAVREPSVVAVQTDTKQIVAVGNDAKNMIGRTPGNVVALRPMKDGVIADYETTATMMKYYMKEAQKKGVFGNKPYVMICVPSGITAVEQRAVIDAARQAGARDAYPIEEPFAAAIGADLPVWEPTGSMVVDIGGGTTEVAIISLGGIVTSQSIRIAGDEMDDAIIVYIRKNYNLMIGERTAEAIKMEIGSAGDTEGVENMEIRGRDLLTGLPKTIEITAEEISKALSDTVSAIVDSVKNTLEKTPPELAADIMDRGIVLTGGGALLRNLDKVISEETQMPVIIAENPLDCVAIGTGKALDHIHLFKTKSRDSR
- the radC gene encoding RadC family protein, whose translation is MLIRDYPKEERPRERFLQDGPQSLSNQELLALLLRTGSREESVLQLSGRLINSFKGLRLLKEASVEELTVIKGIGEAKAIQILASVELGRRINNLNDQDRYVIRSPEDGANYCMEEMRFLSQEHFVCLYLNTKNQVLQKTTVFIGSLNASIVHPREVFKEAFKRSAASIICLHNHPSGDPSPSREDIEVTKRLVECGKIIGIEVLDHIIIGEHKYVSLKEKGYL
- a CDS encoding Maf family protein, which encodes MQPLILASSSPRRKELLQFLQIPFESMNSNVDESIDENMCPDGAVKELASRKAEAIAAKFQESWVIGSDTVVVLDGEILGKPTSRADGKRMLEMLSGRTHEVYTGVAILFGKHRRVFAEKTEVTFWELPEAEIERYLDSGEPFDKAGGYGIQGYGSLLVERIKGDYFSVVGLPVSRLARELKAMQEELD
- a CDS encoding prepilin peptidase gives rise to the protein MMAIHIYLFVLGLILGSFFNVVGLSVPAGHSFANRRSACPSCGRTLTFFELIPVISYMLQVGKCRGCKARISPLYPAVEMLTGVLFTSAPIFLGWSSELLVGLTLISLFMIIFVTDVAYMLIPDKILLFFTVIFIVLRVSFPLSPWWGSIVGAVVGFSLLLLIAVVSQGGMGGGDIKLFAVIGFVLGMKMVLLSFLFACFYGALLGIIGLLTGILKKKTLIPFGPYIVFGTLTAYFWGDSLLHWYVTFLR